In the Armatimonadota bacterium genome, AGTAGAACACCAGCGCCGACAGCGACGTGGGCACGATCCACGGCAGCAGCATCACGGCCCGCACGAAGCGTTTGCCGGCGAACTCGCGGTTGACCAGCAGCGCCAGCAGGAAGCCCAGCGCGAGCTTCAGCACCACCGCCACGCCCGCGTAGAGGGCGGTGTTGAAGACCACCAGGCGGAAGACCGCATCGCCCAGGAGGTAGCGAAAGTTGGCCAGGGCGACGAACCGCCCCGGCGTGCCGATGGTGGCGTCGGTCAGACTGAGCCAGGCGCCCAGCGCGAAGGGGTAGGCCAGGAAGACCGCCAGCAAGCAGACGGCCGGGAACACCATCACCGGGCCCAGCACGTGGCGGTTCTCGAGTAGGCGGGCCAGCGCCGACTCACGCCGTGCCGCACCGACGGTGGTGGCGATCTCGACTCCGGCCATGGCGGCCTCCGGCGCGGCGGGCGGGAGTGGGTGCCGTCCGCCGCGCTCTCACTTCACGGGTCCCGTGCCCGCCCCGGCCCCGCCCGTGCGCTCATCCGCACCACCGTCGCAGGCACAAAGACCAGGCCCCCAGGCAGCGCGCCAGCCATTGTGGGCGGTGGCCTACGCCTGGTAGATCCTGCGCAGGCGGTCCTCCGCCGCTCGGATCGCGTCGCGCACGCTGCGCCGGCCCGTCAGCGCCTCGGCGAACATGTCGACGATGACGAACTCGGCCATGGCCCGGGCCGACCGCGGGCCGGGCGTCCCCTGGTAGGAGTGCGGCAGCATCCGGGCCACCGCGTCCCGGAACGGCAGCGCCTTGGGATCGGAGCGCCATACCGCCAGGCCGTTGTAGGCCCGCAGCGGATGGGTGACGTACCCCAGCATGGCGTTGATCCACCGACCGTACTGGGTGTCCTCCATCATGAACCGGAGGAACTCCTTGGCGGCGTTGGGGTACCGCGTGTACTTGAAGATGTACGCCTGGCTGAACAGGTGCAGTTCGGTGGGCCGCCCGACGGGCCCGATGGGGAAGTTCGCATGGTTCATGTCGCGGGCGATCTCGGGGAAGTCGTTGCGCGCGGCGAAGTAGATGCTGATGCCGTTGTTGGTCAGCGAGACCTCGCCCGCCAGGAACGCCCGGTTGTTGTGCGGGTCCAGCCAGCCGGCCACCCCCGGGATCATCGTCTCGTAGAGCTGGCGGCCGTACTCCAGCGCGTTGACGGTCTCGGGCGAGTTGATGGTGATCGTTTTGTTGTCGGGGCCGACGGCCTTGCCGCCGAAGGCCCACAGCAGCCAGTGGACCCAGACGTTGCCGTCGCCGACGGCCTTGCCCAGCGCGAACCCCGTGGGGTGGCCGCGGCGCCGCAGCGCCTGGCACAGGCGCAGGAACTCGTCGGTCGTCTTCGGGAACTTGGCCGGATCGGGGTCGAAGCCGGCTTCCTTCACCCAGGACTCGCGGTAGTTGATGG is a window encoding:
- a CDS encoding extracellular solute-binding protein, which translates into the protein MSRDQVPSAGQERLTRRQVLKAGAAGLAGAALANLGVRGLLQDAAAQLPPGSYNPELTLSFPVERGATLRVLRWSQFVSTDEPTFQQNAAEFTRRTGVQVTIERETWTDVQPKAAAAANVGAGPDIVIGFFDEPHLWADKLVPVTDLAEYLGRKYGGWFPVAPQYGFSQELKHWIAIPIGAPGATINYRESWVKEAGFDPDPAKFPKTTDEFLRLCQALRRRGHPTGFALGKAVGDGNVWVHWLLWAFGGKAVGPDNKTITINSPETVNALEYGRQLYETMIPGVAGWLDPHNNRAFLAGEVSLTNNGISIYFAARNDFPEIARDMNHANFPIGPVGRPTELHLFSQAYIFKYTRYPNAAKEFLRFMMEDTQYGRWINAMLGYVTHPLRAYNGLAVWRSDPKALPFRDAVARMLPHSYQGTPGPRSARAMAEFVIVDMFAEALTGRRSVRDAIRAAEDRLRRIYQA